GGCGCGACCACGTTCACGGTGACACCGCGCGGCCCCAACTGCCTGGCCAGGTCATGGGCGTAGGGATGCAGCGCCGCCTTGGCCCCGGCGTACGCCCCGCTGCCCGAGCCGCGGTAGGCCGCGATCGAGCTCAGGAACAGCAGCCGCCCGCCGGGCTGCGCGAGCCGGTCCTTCAGCGCCTCGGTGAGCAGGACCGCGGTCAGGGTGTTGAGCCCGAAGTTGAGGGCCCAGTTGTGCAGGACGACGTCGAGCGGCTCGTCGCTGTCCACCTTCGGTTCCCGGTACCCGCCGCCTCCGGCGCTGTGGATCAGGACGTCCACGGTGCCGAATTCGGCGGCCACGAACCGCTCCACCCCTCGTACGCTGCGGGGCTTGCTGAGGTCTGCCGCGTAGGTGAGCGCTCCGGGCACCCCGGCCCGCTCCAGCACCTCGGCACGCCGCCCGAGCAGCAGCACCTGATCCCCGTCCGCGGCGAAGGCCTGCGCCGTCGCGAGCCCGATCCCCGTACCGCCGCCGCTGATCACCACGTTGCGCGCCATGATCCAATCGTACAAACATCGTCCCCCGCAGGGATGTCAGCGCATGCTGCGCACGTCCAGATGGCGCAGCACCCGGTCGACGATCTCCGGGTCGGCGCCCGGTTCACTGCGCGCCGCCAGCACCTCGTGCCGGGCCGCGCTCAGCATCTCCCCCTGGATCCTGCGCAACCGCTTGAGGCGGGATAGACGGTGTTCGTGCGCCTCGCGCCGTTCCTCGTCCCCCAGGTCCGGGCTGATGCGCGCGCCGATCTCGAAGGCGCGCCGCAGCAACTGCTCCGACAGCTCCTCCGGCAGCTCCTCGACCTCCTCGATCTCCTTCAGCCTCCGCTTCGCCGCCTTGGACGCGCGGACCGCGAGCGCCCTCTCGAAGGCCTTCTCGCTCTCCATGTCGGCCCGCACCCCGAGCTTCTTCACCAGCCAGGGCAGCGTGAGCCCCTGAAGGACGAGGGTGGCCATGATCACCCCGAACGCGATGAAGACGATCTCGTCACGGTCGGGGAAGGGCGCCCCGTTCTCCATCGTCAGCGGAATGGCCAGGGCCAGCGCCACCGACGCCACGCCCCGCATGCCCGACCACCACATCACGACGGTCTCGCGCCATGACATCGGGACGTCCTCGTCGTAGTCCCGCAGGGCGTGCAGCCGTTTGGTCAGCCAGGTCGCGGGCAGCAGGTACACGAGCCGTACGAGCACCACGACGGCCACGATCGCGGCGGACCGGCCGAGCATCTCGCCCCACCGGCCGGACGCGGTGCGGATCGCGTGGTGCAACTCGAGTCCGATCAGCCCGAACGCGATCCCGGTGACCAGGGTGTCCACCACGTCCCAGAACGTGTGTCCCGCCAGCCGCATCATGACGTCGTCCGGATCACCGGCGTACTCCGCCAGGAACAGGGCGGTGACGAGCACGGCCAGCACGCCGGAGCCGTGCAGTTCCTCGGCCAGGACGTACGACGCGTACGGCACCAGGAGCGTCAGGCCGACCTGGAGGGTGGCGTCGCCGAGCAGGTCGAGGAGCTTGCCCGCGGCCCAGCCGAGCACGACCCCGACGACGAGGGCGACGATCGCGGAGAGCACCAGTTCGAGCAGGGCGTGGGGCAGCGAGAACGTCCCGCTGACGGCAGCGGCGATCGCGACGTGGTAGAGCACGATCGCCGTCACGTCGTTGAACAGGCCCTCGCCCTCCAGGATCGACACCAGCCGACGGGGCAGTCCGAGCTGTCCCGCGACGGCGGTGGCCGCGACCGGGTCGGGCGGCGCGACCAGCGCACCCAGCACGACCGCCGCCGCGACCGGCAGCCCCGGCACGATCGTGTGGGCGACGGCGGCCACACACACGGTGGTGATGAACACCAGGGCCACGGCCAGCAGGAAGATCGGCCGTTTGTTGGCGGCGAACTGCCGCCAGGACGTCCGGCGCACCGCCGCGTACAGCAGCGGTGGCAGCAGCGCGGGCAGGATCAGCTCAGGCGGGATGTTCACGTCGGGCACGAAGTCGAGCAGGGCGAGCACGATTCCGAGCAGCGTCATGAGCACCGGCGACGGCAGCCCGAACCGGTCCCCGACCGGGACACTGACCACGGCCCCGAGCAACAACAGGAGCAACAGGGCCAACTGGTCCACGGTCAGCACTCCGGGAAGTCCGACGTTCGCACGGCAGACCTCAAGCCTGCCACGTCACCTTCCCACCGGCCTTCCGGCGCCCTCGGCTACAGAGGGCGCCGCATCGCCCGGTGCGGAATCCCGGCGTCCGGGAACTCCGGCCCGTAGACCTCGTACCCCAGCCGCTCGTAGAAGCCCAGCGCGTGCGTCTGCGCGTGCAGATCCACCGCCGCGAGACCACGCGCGCGTGCCGCGTCCTCGATCGCCCGCACCAGCGCCGCCCCGACGCCCAGACCGCGCGCCTCCCGCGTCACCGCGAGCCGCCCCAGGGAGCCCACGGACGCGTCGCCGCCGTTCTTGGCGGCGGCCGCCTCCCCGTACAGCAGCCGCCCGGTCCCGAGCGGCACGCCGTCCTCCCGTACGGCCAGTACGTGGACGGCGTCGGCGTCGTACGCGTCGTACTCGATGTCCTCGGGCACGCCCTGCTCGCCGACGAAGACCTCCTTGCGGACCGCGAAGCACGCCTCGCGGTCGACGGGGTCCTCGGCGACCCGCACCTCGTACGCGGCGCTCACGCCCAGCTCTCCTCGCGCACCTTGTCCAGCGCCTTCTGCAGGTCGGCGGGGTAGTCGCTCTCGAACTCCACCCACTGGCCGTCCCCCGGGTGCTCGAAGCCGAGCCGTACGGCGTGCAGCCACTGGCGGGTCAGGCCGAGCCGCTTGGCGATCGTCGGGTCCGCGCCGTACGTCAGGTCGCCGACGCACGGGTGGCGGTGGGCGGCCATGTGGACGCGGATCTGGTGGGTGCGTCCGGTCTCCAGCTTGACGTCGAGCAGCGAGGCCGAGCGGAAGGCCTCGATCAGGTCGTAGTGCGTGACGGAGGGCTTGCCGTCGGCCGTGACCGCCCACTTGTAGTCATGGGTGGGGTGGCGGCCGATGGGCGCGTCGATGGTGCCGCTGGTCGGATCGGGGTGGCCCTGGACGAGCGTGTGGTAGCGCTTGTCGACCGTGCGCTCCTTGAACTGGCGCTTCAGCGACGTGTACGCGTACTCCGACTTGGCCACGACCATCAGGCCGGACGTACCGACGTCGAGGCGGTGCACGATGCCCTGGCGCTCGGAGGCGCCGGAGGTGGAGATCCGGTACCCGGCGGCGGCGAGACCGCCGATCACCGTCGGGCCCGACCAACCGGGCGACGGGTGCGCGGCGACACCGATCGGCTTGACGATCACGACCACGTCGTCGTCGTCGTGAACGATCTCCATGCCCTCGACCGGCTCGGCGACCACCTGGACCGGCGCGGGCGCCTGCGGCATCTCGACCTCCAGCCAGGCACCGCCGTGCACCCGCTCGGACTTGCCGACCACCGTGCCGTCGACCAGCACCTTGCCCGCCGCGGCCAGCTCCGCCGCCTTCGTACGGGAGAAGCCGAACATGCGGGAGATGGCGGCGTCGACGCGCTCGCCCTCCAAGCCGTCGGGCACGGGCAGGGTACGGATCTCGGGAAGCGTGCTCACCCGTCGAGTATGCCGGACGGGTGACACAACGCCGCACGAGCCTCCCGGCGCTCAGTCCTTGTGGACCGTTCCGTCCGGGTCGAGACCGCGGAAGGACAGCAGCACGATCAGGATGCCGCCGCAGACGATCGCCGAGTCGGCCAGGTTGAAGACGGCGAAGCCCTTGGGCGCGATGAAGTCCACGACCGCACCCTCGAAGACGCCCGGCGAGCGGAAGATCCGGTCGGTGAGGTTGCCCAGCGCACCGCCGAGCAGCAGGCCGAGCGCGATCGCCCACGGCAGGCTGTAGAGCTTGCGCGCGAGGCGGGCGATCACCACGATCACGGCGGCCGCGATCACCGTGAAGATCACGGTGAAGGCCTCGCCGAAGCCGAAGGCCGCGCCGGCGTTGCGGATCGCGTTGAGCTGCAGCCAGTCCCCGATGATCCGGATGGGCTCGTGGTGCTCCAGCTTCGCGACCACGATCAGCTTGCTGACCAGGTCGAGGGCGTACGCGAAGGCGGCGACGGCGAACAGGACCGCGATCCGGCGCCTGCCGCGCGGGCGCTCGGCCGCGCCGGACGGGGCCTGCTCCTCGGACTGCTCCGGCCCGGCCCCCGCCGCGTCTGGGATATCCGGCGTACCGATGATGCGCTCCGCCTCTGCCACGTGAGTCCCTCAACCTAGGTGCCTGACTGAGGACGAGATTACGACACGACCCCGCCGGACCGTGTGTTCAGGCGGGGATCATTAGCGGCGT
The Streptomyces sp. CGMCC 4.7035 DNA segment above includes these coding regions:
- a CDS encoding SDR family NAD(P)-dependent oxidoreductase: MARNVVISGGGTGIGLATAQAFAADGDQVLLLGRRAEVLERAGVPGALTYAADLSKPRSVRGVERFVAAEFGTVDVLIHSAGGGGYREPKVDSDEPLDVVLHNWALNFGLNTLTAVLLTEALKDRLAQPGGRLLFLSSIAAYRGSGSGAYAGAKAALHPYAHDLARQLGPRGVTVNVVAPGYIEDTEFFGDAMTEERHAERIAETSTGRAGTPGDVAATLHWLASPGAGHITSQIIQVNGGAERGH
- a CDS encoding Na+/H+ antiporter — its product is MDQLALLLLLLLGAVVSVPVGDRFGLPSPVLMTLLGIVLALLDFVPDVNIPPELILPALLPPLLYAAVRRTSWRQFAANKRPIFLLAVALVFITTVCVAAVAHTIVPGLPVAAAVVLGALVAPPDPVAATAVAGQLGLPRRLVSILEGEGLFNDVTAIVLYHVAIAAAVSGTFSLPHALLELVLSAIVALVVGVVLGWAAGKLLDLLGDATLQVGLTLLVPYASYVLAEELHGSGVLAVLVTALFLAEYAGDPDDVMMRLAGHTFWDVVDTLVTGIAFGLIGLELHHAIRTASGRWGEMLGRSAAIVAVVVLVRLVYLLPATWLTKRLHALRDYDEDVPMSWRETVVMWWSGMRGVASVALALAIPLTMENGAPFPDRDEIVFIAFGVIMATLVLQGLTLPWLVKKLGVRADMESEKAFERALAVRASKAAKRRLKEIEEVEELPEELSEQLLRRAFEIGARISPDLGDEERREAHEHRLSRLKRLRRIQGEMLSAARHEVLAARSEPGADPEIVDRVLRHLDVRSMR
- a CDS encoding GNAT family N-acetyltransferase codes for the protein MSAAYEVRVAEDPVDREACFAVRKEVFVGEQGVPEDIEYDAYDADAVHVLAVREDGVPLGTGRLLYGEAAAAKNGGDASVGSLGRLAVTREARGLGVGAALVRAIEDAARARGLAAVDLHAQTHALGFYERLGYEVYGPEFPDAGIPHRAMRRPL
- a CDS encoding RluA family pseudouridine synthase encodes the protein MSTLPEIRTLPVPDGLEGERVDAAISRMFGFSRTKAAELAAAGKVLVDGTVVGKSERVHGGAWLEVEMPQAPAPVQVVAEPVEGMEIVHDDDDVVVIVKPIGVAAHPSPGWSGPTVIGGLAAAGYRISTSGASERQGIVHRLDVGTSGLMVVAKSEYAYTSLKRQFKERTVDKRYHTLVQGHPDPTSGTIDAPIGRHPTHDYKWAVTADGKPSVTHYDLIEAFRSASLLDVKLETGRTHQIRVHMAAHRHPCVGDLTYGADPTIAKRLGLTRQWLHAVRLGFEHPGDGQWVEFESDYPADLQKALDKVREESWA
- the lspA gene encoding signal peptidase II, whose product is MAEAERIIGTPDIPDAAGAGPEQSEEQAPSGAAERPRGRRRIAVLFAVAAFAYALDLVSKLIVVAKLEHHEPIRIIGDWLQLNAIRNAGAAFGFGEAFTVIFTVIAAAVIVVIARLARKLYSLPWAIALGLLLGGALGNLTDRIFRSPGVFEGAVVDFIAPKGFAVFNLADSAIVCGGILIVLLSFRGLDPDGTVHKD